GGATAATCTTTTATTCCCATCTACAAAAGCATGGTTTTTTGCAAATCCGTAACAGTATGCAGCAGCTAACTCAAATATCGTAGGTGTTAGTTCGCCATAAACGAATAAATTTTTCGGTCTGGCTAATGTCGCTTGAATTAAGTTTTCATTGCTACCAGATAAACCGCCATGCTGATGTTGTTGGTCTGCGTGCATAGCTCTAATCATTGCCTCGTCTAACCAAAACGGTTCGTTTCCACTCCTCATTTTGCTAATTCGTGCAACGCATTCCTATACTTAGAACTTACTTTCTTGTATGCTTCCATCGCTTTTTCAAAATCAGGATTAGAAGCTGTGAGGTAAACACCATCAGCAGTTTCTGTTACAAATATGGTGTCACCTTCGTCAACTCTCAGTTTTTGTAAAATTTCTTTAGGTAAGGTAGTTCCTAAAGAATTTCCAACTTTACGAACTTTTAACGTATACATAGTTATCTCTTGCATTCTTAGGGTAATACTATTGTAATAACATTATTATCCACCAAATACACAATTAAGTTTCTATACCAAAAGTTTACGGTCACACGATAATGCTCTTATAGTTTATGCAGCGTGTGTGACGTTTATCGACACCACTCACCCGATCCTTGAAAACCGCATAACTTCGTTGACTGGTGTCGATTGTTTACCCAGTAAGCTTTTGCGACCTCAAAATTAATTTATTTCTGAGACAGTTTAATCACTTTTTCGAGATGCGTCGATTGGGGGGTCTGAAAGTCTCACCCAGTAAGGTTTCCAGAAGTTAACTCTTTCCACTACCTCTTCTCCGCAAGGAGATGGAAACTTTTTAGAGAAACGTCCCATCTTTCAAAACTCCGACTTTCCACTACCTCTTCTCCGCAAGGAGATGGAAACTTTTCAGGGTCTTGCTCTGAAAAAGTAATGGTATCTGTCTTTCCACTACCTCTTCTCCGCAAGGAGATGGAAACCACTATCGTCGCTATCACAGATGGAGATGTAAGTACTCTTTCCACTACCTCTTCTCCGCAAGGAGTACAGTTTCTTTCCACTACCTCTTCTCTCTGTGTCCTCTGCGCCTCTGCGGTTCAAAAACACTTATTATTCTGGCAATTCGAGACTGACATCTCCTCAACTTGCTCTTCCTAGCCCCCTTGCGTCAAAATAAGAATGAAAACGCTGTAACTTATCTTAACAATGGCGCAAGCGCAGCTTCAAACCCCTAACCCTCCCCAAACACCGACACAGACGCGGGGATATGATTATGATTTAGTCATCGTCGGCGGTGGGATTGTTGGCTTAACCCTAGCCTCTGCATTGAAAGATTCCGGGTTAAGTGTGCTGCTGGTAGAAGCAAAAGTAGAATCAGCGGCGGTAGCCAAAGGACAAGCTTATGCGGTGCATATGCTTTCGGCGCTCATTTTCCAAGGAATTGGAATTTGGAACAAAATATTGCCCAACATTGAGACTTACCGCCGTGTGCGTCTTTCTGATGCTGATTATCCTAGTGTGGTGGAATGGGAAACTAAGGATATAAACACAAAAGATTTAGGTTATGTGGCAGAACATCAAGCACTGTTGCATCCCTTACAGGAATTTGTCAAAAATTGTCCCAACGTCACATATCTGTGTCCTGCTCAAGTCCTTAATATCCAGTATCAGCAGGATGTGGTAACGATGGATGTTAAAATTGCGGACCAAATGCAGACGGTTCGCAGTAAATTAATTGTAGCCGCAGATGGATCGCGTTCCCCTATCCGTGAAGCTGCTGGAATTAAAACCCGTGGCTGGAAATATTGGCAATCTTGTATTGTTGCTTTTGTCAAACCAGAAAAACCCCACAACAACACAGCATACGAAAAATTTTGGTCTAGTGGTCCGTTTGCAATTTTACCTTTGCCAGGAAACCGTTGCCGAATTGTGTGGACTGCCCCCCATGAAGAAGCTAAAGCTTTGTGCGCCTTGGATGATGAGCAGTTTTTGACAGAATTAAGCAAGCGTTATGGGAATCAGATGGGGAAATTGGAATTGTTGGGCGATCGCTTTATTTTTCAGGTACAACTCATGCAGAGCGATCGCTATGCCCTCCACCGACTCGCTTTAATTGGCGATGCCGCACACAATTGCCATCCCGTAGGCGGACAAGGTTTGAATTTGGGCATTCGCGATGTTGCTGCTTTGGCGCAAGTGTTGCAAGAAGCTGATACTCAAGGTGAAGATATCGGCAACATTCAAGTCCTCAAACGTTACGAACGCTGGCGTCAGCGGGAGAACTTGACAATTTTAGGTTTTACTGATTTATTAGATCGAATGTTTTCTAACAACATCTTGCCAATTGTGATAGTTCGTCGCCTTGGGTTATGGATGATGCAGCGAATACCTTTGGTAAAAGTCTTTGCTCTCAAGTTGATGATTGGTTTGAAAGGGAGGACTCCTAAATTAGCGCAGCATTAAAAACAGGTTATTTGCTGTTTATTATTCCTGTTCCCTCTTAAGAATCATTCAGGCAGCATCCTAAATGTTTCAATTTGTGGGTATAGGCTTTGATCTGATTTTGGTTAAAAAAATTTGGGAGCAAAATGCTCCTACGACTCGTCTTGTTTCATGCATGGGCATGCTTCCATCATTCTAAATTGCTATGACCATTTGTCTTGAGATCAAACAAAGACAAACGCAAAGAAAATCATGCAAAAATTATCGCTCGGTTATGAGTCACGAACTCTTTTTTAAATACTCTGACTACAAATTATTAGAATAGCTATTTGTGTTATTTTGACATCTTCCGTTAGAGGGATAAAGATATAACTATAGGTTGATTCAAGACTATAACAATTGATGGCTTTCTTCTCTCAATATCTGTATGATTTATAACGTCATCACATTTGAAAAGAGTTTGTATTAGTAATAAAGTTAACTCGTTCAGGTTGTCAGGAGTTATTGAGTGAGAGTTGTAAACGTTATTAATGTAGTTAACCCTAGTCTATTTGTATCTACTTATATTACTTAGTATTAATCAGTTTAGCGATAAAAAAACATGGAGTCATTTTAATAACAAGCTGAGCGAGAAAATAAGTGTTTACTATGAAAAAAAGTCTTGATATGAAAAGTAGTATGTCTTAGTTCTCTAATCCTTAACAAAGATTACTTACGCAAACATTGTGTCAATAATTCCTAAAAGTTCAAAGTTAATCTCATCCTTGTTTCCGAATATAAAAAATATAAAAGTTAAAACTGAAGACGTTGACCACCAGTAATGCTAAAGTGGCAAGAAATTCATGTGAAATTTTCAGCGGGAATCGATGCTGAAGAAGCTACAGACAAAGCATATTTCTCTCATAGTGGGTGCCGGACTATGTGCCTTCTTAGGTGGGGCAATCCTGTCGGCTCCCGAGATAGGAAAATCAGTAAGTCAATGGCTTAAACCGCACAAGACTGAACCAGAGAAGCTTTCGGAAGAAAGCAAAGCGAAATCACCCGTTTTTGCCTTGGTATCACAATCTCCGCAAGAACGTGGTGCAAAACTAGAAGCACTAATAAAGGAGGGATCAAATTCAGCAGATCAAAATCGCGCTCGTTATCTTTTAGCAAGTGACTTAATTGAGCAAAAGCAAGCTGAACCTGCACTAAAGTTACTAGATGGATTAGACAGAGATTATCCAGTCTTTGCTCCGTATGTATTGCTAAAACAAGCGCAGGCACACGAAATTCTAGGACAAGAAGGCAAAGCCTCAGATCTGAGGCAGAAAGTAATCAAAGACTACCCCAAACAACCAGCTGCTGCTAAAGCCTTGTATCTGATTGGACTCCCGGAGTATCAGGACAAAGCAATAGCTGAATTTCCTTCTCATCCCCTTACCTGGGAAATTATCCGTAAACGGTTGGAGACAAATTCCAATCAACCGCAATTGCAGTTAATTTTGGCAAAATATGCCTATGACCAACCAGGAACTGTACCTGTGTTGAATCAGCTGGCGAACAATTCCACCCTTAAACCCGAAGAGTGGGAAATTGTTGGTTCAGCTTTCTGGGAAAATAATGAATTTGGCAAAGCAACGACAGCTTACGCCAAAGCAGGTAAAACACCCCTCAACCTGTACCGTGCTGGCAGGGGATTGCAAATAAGTGGAAAACGACCAGAAGCCCTTGTTGTCTATCAAGAACTTGTCAAGGCATTTCCCGATGCCAAAGAAACTAGCACTGGTCTGTTACGCTTAGCAGAAATGGCAACAGTACGTAAAGATGCTTTGCCGTATCTTGATCAGGTTATTACTAAATTTCCTGACAAAGCAGGTAAAGCACTGGTAGAAAAAATCAAAATTCTTCAAGCTCAAGATCAAAAAGCAGCGAGTGAGGCTACTAAGCTCCTGATTACCAAGTACGGTAATTCTGAGGAAGCGGCAGAATATCGCTGGAAAATTGCACAACAAAAAGCGAAAGCTAAAGATTATAAAGCTGCATGGCAATGGGCAGAACCGATCGCCAAAAATAACCCCAACAGTATTTTGGCTCCTAGAGCAAGCTTTTGGGTTGGAAAATGGGCAACAAAACTGGGGAAAAAGCAGGAAGCAAAACAAGCTTATGAGTATACCCTCAGCAATTTTCCCCATTCTTACTATTCGTGGCGAGCAGGGGCAACTTTAGGACTCAATGTTGGCAATTTCAACTCCGTGCGCCCGATGAACCCAAGCCTCGTCCCGTTCCAGCGTCCGGTGCCAACTGCTGGTTCTGAGACATTTAAAGAATTATACCTCCTTGATCAAGACCGCGATGCTTGGTTGCAATGGCAAACCGAATTTCAGAACAAAATGCAACCAACAGTAGCAGAGCAATTTACTGAGGGTTTGATGCGGCTGGCAAAGGGAGAAAATATTATTGGAATTGACAAAATTTCCAAATTGGAAGATCGAGAAACACCGCAAGAACAAGCACAATATCAGGCTTTAAGCAAACAAGTCACTTACTGGCAAGCTCGTTATCC
This portion of the Brasilonema sennae CENA114 genome encodes:
- a CDS encoding type II toxin-antitoxin system death-on-curing family toxin → MRSGNEPFWLDEAMIRAMHADQQHQHGGLSGSNENLIQATLARPKNLFVYGELTPTIFELAAAYCYGFAKNHAFVDGNKRLSFVAMATFLELNGYSFDAPEVEVVVMMEGIASSEETQESLAVWIQKNSIEYGE
- a CDS encoding AbrB/MazE/SpoVT family DNA-binding domain-containing protein, producing the protein MYTLKVRKVGNSLGTTLPKEILQKLRVDEGDTIFVTETADGVYLTASNPDFEKAMEAYKKVSSKYRNALHELAK
- a CDS encoding FAD-dependent hydroxylase, whose translation is MAQAQLQTPNPPQTPTQTRGYDYDLVIVGGGIVGLTLASALKDSGLSVLLVEAKVESAAVAKGQAYAVHMLSALIFQGIGIWNKILPNIETYRRVRLSDADYPSVVEWETKDINTKDLGYVAEHQALLHPLQEFVKNCPNVTYLCPAQVLNIQYQQDVVTMDVKIADQMQTVRSKLIVAADGSRSPIREAAGIKTRGWKYWQSCIVAFVKPEKPHNNTAYEKFWSSGPFAILPLPGNRCRIVWTAPHEEAKALCALDDEQFLTELSKRYGNQMGKLELLGDRFIFQVQLMQSDRYALHRLALIGDAAHNCHPVGGQGLNLGIRDVAALAQVLQEADTQGEDIGNIQVLKRYERWRQRENLTILGFTDLLDRMFSNNILPIVIVRRLGLWMMQRIPLVKVFALKLMIGLKGRTPKLAQH
- a CDS encoding transglycosylase SLT domain-containing protein: MLKKLQTKHISLIVGAGLCAFLGGAILSAPEIGKSVSQWLKPHKTEPEKLSEESKAKSPVFALVSQSPQERGAKLEALIKEGSNSADQNRARYLLASDLIEQKQAEPALKLLDGLDRDYPVFAPYVLLKQAQAHEILGQEGKASDLRQKVIKDYPKQPAAAKALYLIGLPEYQDKAIAEFPSHPLTWEIIRKRLETNSNQPQLQLILAKYAYDQPGTVPVLNQLANNSTLKPEEWEIVGSAFWENNEFGKATTAYAKAGKTPLNLYRAGRGLQISGKRPEALVVYQELVKAFPDAKETSTGLLRLAEMATVRKDALPYLDQVITKFPDKAGKALVEKIKILQAQDQKAASEATKLLITKYGNSEEAAEYRWKIAQQKAKAKDYKAAWQWAEPIAKNNPNSILAPRASFWVGKWATKLGKKQEAKQAYEYTLSNFPHSYYSWRAGATLGLNVGNFNSVRPMNPSLVPFQRPVPTAGSETFKELYLLDQDRDAWLQWQTEFQNKMQPTVAEQFTEGLMRLAKGENIIGIDKISKLEDRETPQEQAQYQALSKQVTYWQARYPFPYQKEIEQWSQKRQLNPLLVTGLMRQESHFEPKVRSTAGAVGLMQVLPSTAKWIAPQIQVDSTKINLENPNENIMFGTWYLDHTHQQYGNNSMLAIASYNAGPGNVSKWVQTLPKDDLDEFVESIPFDETKNYVRQVLGNYWNYLRLYNSETSQLVGKYSTVHPQLPVQ